Part of the Arachis hypogaea cultivar Tifrunner chromosome 6, arahy.Tifrunner.gnm2.J5K5, whole genome shotgun sequence genome, AAATATGACTAAATCGTTTGTTCAATTAAGAATTTATCAAGACATTAGTTAACgataatgaaaaatcaaatttcttACTATTTTGAAGCTGCATGAAATACTCTCATTAATGAAGCTAAATCAATATACATcattttattattagtatttattttactttattttgcttTTATTATTTTAGGCTTAATTATAATTTGACCAATTTGTCTTGATGAATTTATGAGTtagtgttttaaaattaaaaggtaAAAGAGTCTCTAAATTTTgtaaccacttttttttttttgatgaataaaattttttgaaaagcttGGGTGTGAATAGAAGAAGTGGAGTGATTTTTTTAAGTGCCTCATTAGAAAATTGAGGtagagcattttttttctttgattttttatttgtaatttaaaaaataattaaaatactatatcaattaaattatcatttaatttgtaaaattaagtATAGAACAAACCCTTTGATGAAGATATGAGTTATTTCTAATTCTGAAAAATCTAAGATACGGTCGAACGGTCGGTTTACTCGTTCGATATTAAGTAAGTATTAGGAGTTCGAATATCGATTTGTGCATGCAGTAATTTATTGGTCAGTGACAGATTTTTAAATGGCAGAATGAAAATTTTACACTTTCAAAAGGTCCATCACTAAAGCACATGCAAAGAAACTCAAAAAGAATTTTAGAAACTTGACCGCGCTCATACACAAGGAAATACATTAATTGTTAAACAAAGGAGAAAAGACAAAACCCATTGGGCTAAGTTAGGATAGCAAGAAGTCTAATAGTGTTTTTTAAGTTAAGTAAAGATATAAATTTAGTATTAACTAGTATTTTTACCCATAATAACATTAcgaaaatatacattttttaaaactACGTTTCACTTTATTCCGACAGTATAGATTATGCATGACATAAAagttttataaaatcaaactacctTTACAAAAAAAGTCATAGGTTAACAAAAGTCTTTGACTAAAAAGACCATTGTATctatagataaaaaatcaaataataagatttatagttattatttttatatgaaaaaatctattttttaaataattaattttaacattcgttatctaaaatttaaaacaatttaacgtgtaaacttttacatttaattaggtgttaagtctgttgcacaaatagaaatattaatttttatacttgttatttaaaaataatatttttctctctctatatatataaatataattagatattagcataaaaaaattatacgaatagttataaaattaactcaaaactaattttttttaaaacaattgaatcttgattctaacttttaattataacattagaaTTTTTTCCAAATTAtattgtaataaatatttgaaagaagaaaaataaaaatatagattaaaaagataaacggtgaaaatttaaaactaaataaaaaaattaaaaaataagtatataataataatattttttatttaaattatattattttgttaattttgtttccTGTAGAATAGAAaggtagaaaaaatagagaatgagagaaaaaagagagaaagataaagatgaaaaatgagagtgagagtttgttaattttggaagaaaaaattttattttaattataataaaagaatattagatgacatattttaatttgtcaaattactaatataaaatataaattatatatagattatatatagagtaaaaatggtagagataaatagaaaaatggagagaggtagatgagagaatttaggaagggagtttattaattttagagaaaaatattttagctcaattttaataaaagagtgtcatgtgacacacatttgattattaaattagatagtaatatataatacataatatatgtatatttcaattttaattttaatacaattaaagaatgtcatgttgtacattttgattgtaaaaattagtaattagtcattaatattaaatattaataattatatataaaatagatggagtggttgaaggaatgagagagatagagaaaggagGATAGAGGAGgggaaaatttgattttaattgtaatgagggagtgacatgtgacatatttttattgtaaaattagtaTGGAAAAGGGAAGACTTcattaattttggagggaaatatttaatttcaattacaatgagagagtgacatgtgtcacgttttgattgtaaaattagtaaggagaagatgagaatttcttaattttagagaaaaaaatttaattccaaTTATAGTAAAAAAGAGACATATGAcacattttagttgtaaaattaaaaatatataataaaataatagaatacatAATAGATTTTTGTATTTAGACCATATTCTCTTTTTATACTATTTCAATTTGTATAGTAAATATCCTAattataaaatatcattttaccAACATTATCTTTaaatctttctttttaaaataataatatatattttaaaactcTCACTAAAGCGCACGGTTTGATAACACGctcattatttttgttttccaataATTCTACTATTATACTATCCCCACatcataaattatttatttatttatttattatgtaaaaatatttaaaaaaaaaatctttcaaaaaaaaaataaattataatttctcaaaaaaaaatatttttttatctttttaatatttttatttttactattaaaaatttattaaatacattaaaaaataaaaaaggattttattattaaaaaaatctttttttttattggcGCGAAGACCCAATTTGGCGCGTAACTAAATTAACCCGCCAAATGATTATTCAATTACTTGCACACTCTACACTGCACAAATAaccattctctctttctctcgcaTCTGtatctatcttcttcttcttcttcttcttcttcttcttccacacacACCATGTCACTCAAGCGAAGAAGGACCCACGCTCCCAAGCCCGCCCTAGACGACGACGTCATCTGCGAGCATTGCTCCTCCGGCGACTCCCCGGCGGAGCTTCTCCTCTGCGACAAATGCGACCGAGGCTACCACCTCTTCTGTCTCCGACCTATCCTTCCTTCCGTTCCCAAAGGCTCTTGGCTCTGCCCCTCTTGTTCCCACAGTGACACCAAGAAACCAAAATGTATGTTCCTCTTTTTTGGTTAATTTcaaacttatttttcttttcctgcaCCAGATCTACAAATCCATAATATTTGAACAATAGCCTCAAATAATAATCTACAgtttttaatcttaaattttcaattacataATAACCGACGGCTACatgatcaatttcattttatttttttctcagtaCCAGATCTACGTAGCTACATTATGTTGTCCTATTTTTATTAGATTCAgagttttattttttcatttttataataattaacagCTTCTGCGTTTTCGTTTGAATTAATGCAGCATTTCCACTTGTTCAGACCAAAATCATTGACTTCTTTAGAATTAAACGGTCTTCGGAGGAAACCTTAACTTCAATTCAAGGTATGGCGCGTAGTATTCTATTATGAAAGTGAAGATTTGAAGCTAACTGGAACTagtattattttttctttcttctgattTTGTTTTTGTGTTGTTACAGATGTTCGGAAGAAGCGGAAGCGGGGAAGCAGCGTGGctttgttgaagaagaagaagaggaagcttCTTCCGTTCGTTCCGACCGAGGATCCTAAGAGAAGGTTAGAGCAGATGGCATCGCTGGCTACAGCACTGATGGCAACAAAAGCGGTGTTCAGCAATGAGCTTACTTACATTCCTGGTATGGCGCCAAGATCTGCTAATTGTCCTGCTTTGGAGAGTGGTGGGATGCAGGTAacatgtttgtgaaaatgtcaatTAGATGAATTTGTTCTGAATTTCGTGCAATGTGAAAATTGGAAAATCATATTGAAATGATAAGTATGTCATTGTGTTTTGTGCTTGTTTATGGAATTGTTATCTTTATAGAAGAATTATATTGAGACACTGTTAAGTATGTTTTATAGTGCAGGCCTCATCTTAAAAGAATATTATACATTATACTTTCTTCTTAGTAATGCTTGTGGTGCTGATGAGTGCTGACTAATGTATATTAAATATCACTTTCTGCATTCAAGAATTTGTTTAATTAGACAGGCTTAAAACGTGGAATCACACCAAAAAAGAAAAGTGAGAGGGGAAAAAAGGAGATGGTGTATGTGCCTAACAAAGTAACAAGTTGCAAAATCATTTTGTCTATCCCTTTTATCAAAATAGTAGACTTTATACTATTTGAGTTGTTGCACTTGTTTAACTGTTTGGGAAGCAATCATCATAACTCAGGAACTGTAGAATGATTTGCTTTGTAAATGCTGCAACTTTAAGTGAAACATATAAATATTAAGTAGAGAAATGATAATTTCactcttattttttataatgCCATTCCATTGCCTGTTAAATATGTCTTGTTCTGAGCTATTGATAGGTTATCTCACAGATAAATGCCACAAGCAAGATTTTGCATATGAAATTTACGGCTTATGTAAGACTGTATTTGATAACACAGTAGAGGGCGTAAGAAAACAATTAAATAGAATCTTAGAGTTACAGTAGTTGCCACCTATAAGAAAAGAGTAACAATAGTTGCTGcatattaaaatttcaaaatcaaatgttGAAGCACCCAAAAAACAGTAGTATGACAGCGTGAATCCAAGCTATTGTGAGTTAGTTGTCACAAGTTTGACATATTTCGTAATTCTCAAATTGATTCTTCAATTGTGCAAAAAGAGTGATTACGTGtgtatttcttcatttttctttttacttttcctttattttcctATTGATCTAGAATTTGCTACTTAGACAAATTTGTGTATTTAATTCAGGTCTTATCAAAAGAAGACACAGACACTTTAAACTTGTGCAGAACTATGATGAAAAGAGGAGAATGCCCACCCCTCATGGTTGTTTTTGATCCTCTAGAAGGGTAAGCAGATATACAAACATAAATTGGCATTTTCTCTTCTCATGAATAGTGAAATAACTGAACACTTTGCTAGCAGTAGTGAACTGGGAAGGTAACTTGAAACTAGTTGTGCGAATAAATGTAAATTCCATAATTCATCTAGTGACTACCTTTAACTTCATCAAACTCTAGTTAACTGGTAAACTTTTGTAAGTTCACTGGTTTAGGTCTTCTATCGAGTTTACGATTTTATAGGTACTTCTGTAAGCTCCACAAGTTTAGGTGAACTTTCAAGTATGATTACTTCGACTACCTTAATTGAAAATTGCACACACAGGTAGTTTATTACTGATTTTCAGTGATGTAGTCATCATCATACTTATGTAGTGATATCATTTATCCATCATAGATCGGATGTGGGATCTTTATATGATGAATGGGTAGTATGTTGCCGAGGAGTATTAATGATGATTGTGTTTATGAAACATTTCTGTTTACTGACATTTCCGCCTTTCTATTGagcttgatttttcagattctgtTTGTGCAGGTTCACTGTTGAGGCAGATAGATTCATAAGAGATTTAACCATAATCACAGAATATGTTGGAGACGTTGACTTTTTAAAGAATAGGGAAAATGATGATGGGGATAGCATGATGACACTTCTTTCTGCTTCTAATCCCTCCCAAACGCTTGTCATCTGTCCAGATAAACGAAGCAATATAGCACGCTTCATCAATGGCATAAACAACCACACACC contains:
- the LOC112755526 gene encoding histone-lysine N-methyltransferase ATXR6; translation: MSLKRRRTHAPKPALDDDVICEHCSSGDSPAELLLCDKCDRGYHLFCLRPILPSVPKGSWLCPSCSHSDTKKPKSFPLVQTKIIDFFRIKRSSEETLTSIQDVRKKRKRGSSVALLKKKKRKLLPFVPTEDPKRRLEQMASLATALMATKAVFSNELTYIPGMAPRSANCPALESGGMQVLSKEDTDTLNLCRTMMKRGECPPLMVVFDPLEGFTVEADRFIRDLTIITEYVGDVDFLKNRENDDGDSMMTLLSASNPSQTLVICPDKRSNIARFINGINNHTPEGKKKQNLKCVRFDVNGECRVLLIANRDISKGERLYYDYNGYEHEYPTEHFV